One genomic window of Pseudomonas sp. LFM046 includes the following:
- a CDS encoding aspartate/glutamate racemase family protein yields MRMLGVLGGMSWESTVTYYQLLNRGVRDRLGGLHSAPLLLHSVDFAPIAAQQKAGEWEAAGQALAEAARGLERAGATALLLATNTMHKVAAAIEDAVEIPLLHIGDAVGQALQERGVTCAALLGTRFTMQEAFYRERLGQRFGIQVRVPDSATIAEIDRVIFQELCVGRFLPEARAFYLGELERLRGEGAEVAILGCTEIGLLLEGCPAPLPLVDSTERHVAMGLEWMLGL; encoded by the coding sequence ATGCGGATGCTGGGTGTACTGGGCGGGATGAGCTGGGAATCCACTGTCACCTACTACCAACTGCTCAACCGGGGTGTGCGGGATCGCCTGGGGGGGCTGCACTCCGCGCCTTTGCTGCTGCACTCGGTGGACTTCGCGCCGATCGCCGCGCAGCAGAAGGCCGGTGAATGGGAGGCGGCCGGGCAGGCACTGGCCGAGGCCGCGCGTGGCCTGGAAAGAGCGGGCGCGACGGCCCTGCTGCTCGCCACCAACACCATGCACAAGGTGGCCGCGGCCATCGAAGACGCTGTGGAAATCCCGCTGCTGCACATCGGTGATGCCGTCGGCCAGGCGCTTCAGGAGCGGGGCGTCACGTGCGCGGCCCTGCTCGGCACCCGCTTCACCATGCAGGAAGCGTTCTACCGCGAGAGGCTGGGCCAGCGATTCGGCATCCAGGTGCGGGTGCCCGATAGCGCAACCATCGCGGAAATCGATCGGGTGATCTTCCAGGAGCTCTGCGTCGGTCGCTTCCTGCCCGAGGCGCGGGCGTTCTACCTCGGGGAGCTGGAGCGGCTGCGAGGAGAAGGGGCCGAGGTGGCCATCCTCGGCTGTACCGAGATCGGCTTATTGCTGGAAGGCTGCCCGGCGCCGCTGCCGCTGGTGGACAGCACCGAGCGGCACGTAGCGATGGGACTGGAGTGGATGCTGGGCCTGTAA
- a CDS encoding sulfite exporter TauE/SafE family protein translates to MKIRDLDLSQSSINTEHEALGLPPVEDFVSHPDDHPVLRAAMWAAVLILIGLLTFLTWRLFYDNGGNSGFEIIENALSSKGFWSAVAVGFFAQVIDGALGMAYGITATTFLLTTGASPAAASASVHIAEVFTTGLSGISHVKLGNVNKSLFLRLLLPGMIGAVLGAVLVTQFDGAALKPYISAYLLLMGLYILSKAYRHVAKRRAPQHVAKLALFGGFVDAAGGGGWGPVVTSSLIGSGTDPRTTIGSVNFAEFFLTISSATSFILLAGQPDTWKMVAGLVFGGLFAAPLAALLCKKLSPRTLLIIVGTLITLISAYNIFISLR, encoded by the coding sequence ATGAAGATTCGCGACCTCGACCTCAGCCAGAGTTCGATCAACACCGAACACGAAGCGCTAGGGCTTCCGCCTGTCGAAGATTTCGTTTCACACCCGGACGACCACCCCGTCCTGCGTGCCGCCATGTGGGCCGCGGTGCTGATCCTGATCGGCCTGCTGACCTTCCTCACCTGGCGGCTGTTCTACGACAACGGTGGCAACAGCGGCTTCGAGATCATCGAGAACGCCCTCTCCAGCAAGGGCTTCTGGAGCGCGGTGGCGGTGGGCTTCTTCGCCCAGGTCATCGATGGCGCGCTGGGCATGGCCTACGGCATCACCGCTACCACCTTCCTGCTCACCACCGGCGCCTCCCCCGCCGCCGCCAGTGCCAGCGTGCACATCGCGGAAGTCTTCACCACCGGCCTGTCGGGCATCTCCCACGTCAAGCTGGGCAACGTCAACAAATCCCTGTTCCTGCGCCTGCTGCTGCCGGGCATGATCGGCGCCGTACTCGGTGCTGTGCTGGTCACCCAGTTCGACGGCGCGGCGCTCAAGCCCTACATCTCCGCCTACCTCCTGCTGATGGGGCTGTACATCCTGAGCAAGGCCTACCGCCACGTGGCCAAGCGCCGGGCACCCCAGCATGTGGCCAAGCTGGCCCTGTTCGGCGGTTTCGTCGATGCCGCAGGCGGCGGCGGCTGGGGCCCGGTGGTCACCAGCAGCCTGATCGGTTCCGGCACCGATCCACGCACCACCATCGGCTCGGTGAACTTCGCCGAGTTCTTCCTGACAATTTCCAGCGCCACTTCCTTTATCCTCCTGGCCGGCCAGCCGGACACCTGGAAGATGGTCGCCGGCCTGGTCTTCGGTGGCCTGTTCGCCGCACCGCTCGCTGCGCTGCTGTGCAAGAAGCTGTCGCCGCGCACCCTGCTGATCATCGTCGGCACCCTGATCACCCTGATCAGCGCCTACAACATCTTCATCAGCCTGCGCTGA
- the trxC gene encoding thioredoxin TrxC — MTDPLLIPCAQCAGLNRIPAARLGDSPRCGHCKAAVLPAAPFDLHEATFAKQLRGDVPLLVDVWADWCGPCKAFAPIYQQAAGQLQGRCRLGKLDSEANRQLAGQLNIRSVPTLILFKNGQEVARQSGALPLPQLLAWLNAQGV; from the coding sequence ATGACCGACCCGCTGTTGATCCCCTGCGCCCAGTGCGCCGGGCTGAACCGAATTCCCGCTGCCCGTCTGGGCGACTCGCCTCGCTGTGGCCACTGCAAGGCCGCCGTGCTGCCCGCCGCCCCCTTCGACCTGCACGAAGCCACCTTCGCCAAGCAACTGCGTGGCGACGTGCCGCTGCTGGTGGACGTCTGGGCCGACTGGTGCGGCCCCTGCAAGGCCTTCGCCCCGATCTATCAGCAGGCCGCCGGCCAACTCCAGGGCCGTTGCCGCCTCGGCAAGCTGGACAGCGAGGCCAACCGCCAATTGGCTGGCCAGCTGAACATCCGCTCTGTCCCGACCCTGATCCTGTTCAAAAACGGTCAGGAAGTCGCCCGCCAGAGCGGCGCCCTGCCCTTGCCGCAGCTGCTGGCCTGGCTGAACGCCCAGGGCGTCTGA
- a CDS encoding YiiD C-terminal domain-containing protein produces MSLPIELVRQLTEEQIAFVKRSGLIAEVLEPGHVRLRMPFEGNQNHIGTLYAGALFTLAEVPGGALFLTSFDSRRFYPIVKEMNLRFRRPARGDITVDARLAREEIERIQQEAEANGKADYLLELQLLDAGGEVVAESRGLYQMRAQ; encoded by the coding sequence ATGTCCCTGCCCATTGAGTTGGTCCGCCAACTGACCGAGGAACAGATCGCCTTCGTGAAACGCAGCGGCCTCATCGCCGAGGTCCTGGAGCCCGGCCACGTGCGCCTGCGCATGCCGTTCGAAGGCAACCAGAACCACATCGGCACCCTTTACGCCGGCGCCCTCTTCACCCTTGCCGAGGTGCCAGGCGGCGCGCTCTTCCTCACCAGCTTCGACAGCCGTCGCTTCTACCCCATCGTGAAGGAAATGAACCTGCGCTTCCGCCGTCCGGCCAGGGGCGATATCACGGTGGATGCGCGCCTGGCCCGGGAGGAGATCGAACGCATCCAGCAGGAGGCCGAGGCCAACGGCAAGGCCGATTACCTGCTGGAACTGCAACTGCTGGACGCCGGCGGCGAGGTGGTGGCGGAAAGCCGCGGGCTCTACCAGATGCGAGCCCAGTGA
- a CDS encoding universal stress protein, with translation MFKHILVAHDLSHEADVALHRAFQLARQHGARLSLLHVLEDHLPNAVQGSLRDAAQQHFEERLAQLGAEDCQVLLRKGRPAQQILEEMGDSQADLLVIGRHHHNAPELFIGTTLERVARHLSTPLLLVVGEQPEQPYQRAAVALDFSLCACDALRNGYALLPAGAQLVALNVMELGSRLLSKSTSATDFMTTQKELLGRLLVDELTILAGQAPGVTLEVFRGSLPKALDDAIAEQRPQLLALGSHGRSLISQALLGSLALRYLQSPPCDLLLVK, from the coding sequence ATGTTCAAGCACATCCTGGTCGCCCACGACCTCAGCCACGAGGCCGATGTCGCCCTGCATCGCGCGTTCCAGCTCGCCCGTCAGCACGGCGCGCGCCTGTCCCTCCTTCACGTCCTCGAAGACCACCTGCCCAACGCCGTGCAGGGCAGCCTGAGGGACGCCGCCCAGCAGCACTTCGAAGAACGCCTGGCGCAACTGGGCGCGGAGGATTGCCAGGTCCTCTTGCGCAAAGGCCGCCCGGCCCAGCAGATCCTCGAAGAGATGGGCGACAGCCAGGCCGACCTGCTGGTAATCGGCCGCCATCACCACAATGCGCCGGAGTTGTTCATCGGCACCACCCTGGAGCGCGTTGCCCGTCACCTGTCGACGCCTCTGCTGCTGGTAGTAGGCGAGCAACCGGAGCAGCCCTACCAGCGGGCAGCCGTGGCCCTGGATTTCTCGCTTTGCGCCTGCGACGCCCTGCGCAACGGCTACGCGCTGCTGCCAGCAGGCGCCCAACTGGTGGCCCTGAACGTGATGGAACTGGGCAGCCGTCTGCTGTCGAAAAGCACGAGCGCTACCGACTTCATGACCACCCAGAAAGAACTCCTGGGGAGATTGCTGGTGGACGAACTGACGATCCTGGCCGGCCAGGCTCCGGGGGTGACGCTGGAAGTGTTCCGGGGCTCTCTACCCAAGGCCCTGGACGACGCCATCGCCGAGCAACGCCCGCAGTTGCTGGCCCTCGGCAGCCATGGCCGCAGCCTGATCTCCCAGGCCCTGCTGGGCAGCCTGGCCCTGCGTTACCTGCAGAGCCCGCCCTGCGACCTGCTTCTGGTCAAGTGA
- a CDS encoding ParA family protein translates to MRRVVFNQKGGVGKSSIACNLAAVSASQGYRTLLIDLDAQANSTHYLTGLTGDDIPIGIADFFKQTLSPTAFRKGKVDIYETPFENLHVVTATAELADLQPKLEAKHKINKLRKLLEDLAEDYDRIYLDTPPALNFYTVSALIAADRCLIPFDCDSFSRNALYGLLAEIEELKEDHNEGLEVEGIVVNQFQPRASLPQQLLDELLEEGLPVLPVNLMMSVKMRESHQACMPLIYLEPRHKLTQQFVELHDLLEA, encoded by the coding sequence ATGCGGCGCGTGGTTTTCAATCAGAAAGGTGGCGTGGGCAAGTCCAGCATTGCCTGCAACCTGGCGGCGGTGAGCGCTTCGCAGGGGTATCGCACCCTGCTGATCGACCTCGATGCCCAGGCCAATTCCACTCACTACCTGACCGGGCTGACCGGCGACGACATCCCCATCGGGATCGCCGACTTCTTCAAACAGACCCTCTCGCCCACCGCCTTTCGCAAGGGCAAGGTGGATATCTACGAGACGCCTTTCGAGAACCTGCACGTGGTGACCGCCACGGCGGAGCTGGCCGATCTGCAGCCCAAGCTGGAGGCCAAGCACAAGATCAACAAGCTGCGCAAACTGCTGGAGGACCTGGCCGAGGACTACGACCGGATCTACCTGGATACGCCGCCGGCCCTGAATTTCTACACGGTTTCCGCATTGATCGCCGCCGATCGCTGCCTGATCCCCTTTGATTGCGACAGCTTCTCCCGCAATGCGCTCTATGGGCTGCTGGCGGAGATCGAAGAATTGAAGGAAGACCACAACGAAGGTCTGGAAGTCGAGGGCATCGTGGTCAACCAGTTCCAGCCGCGGGCGTCCCTGCCTCAGCAATTGCTGGACGAACTCCTGGAAGAAGGGCTGCCGGTGCTGCCGGTGAACCTGATGATGTCAGTGAAGATGCGCGAATCGCACCAGGCCTGCATGCCGCTGATCTACCTCGAACCCCGCCACAAGCTGACCCAGCAGTTCGTCGAGTTGCACGATCTGCTGGAGGCCTGA
- the hemE gene encoding uroporphyrinogen decarboxylase, giving the protein MTALKNDRFLRALLKQPVDVTPVWMMRQAGRYLPEYRATRAKAGDFMSLCMNPQLACEVTLQPLDRYPQLDAAILFSDILTIPDAMGQGLYFESGEGPRFKKVVNNQADIDALPIPDAEKDLGYVMDAVRTIRRELNGRVPLIGFSGSPWTLATYMVEGGSSRDFRKSKAMLYDNPQAMHALLDKLAQAVTAYLNGQIKAGAQAVQIFDSWGGALSASAYQEFSLAYMKKIVDGLIREHDGRRVPVILFTKGGGLWLESMADTGAEALGLDWTCDIGSARARVGDKVALQGNMDPSVLYANPAAIRAEVGRILAAYGKGPGQVFNLGHGITPEVDPAHAGAFFEAVHELSAQYHV; this is encoded by the coding sequence ATGACCGCTCTGAAGAACGACCGCTTCCTCCGCGCGCTGCTGAAGCAGCCAGTCGACGTCACGCCTGTCTGGATGATGCGCCAGGCCGGTCGCTACCTGCCGGAGTACCGCGCCACCCGCGCCAAGGCCGGCGACTTCATGAGCCTGTGCATGAACCCTCAGCTGGCCTGCGAAGTCACCCTGCAGCCGCTGGACCGCTACCCTCAGCTGGACGCGGCCATCCTCTTCTCCGACATCCTCACCATCCCCGACGCCATGGGCCAGGGCCTGTACTTTGAAAGCGGCGAAGGCCCACGCTTCAAGAAGGTGGTGAACAACCAGGCCGATATCGATGCCCTGCCAATTCCCGACGCGGAGAAGGACCTGGGCTACGTGATGGACGCCGTGCGCACGATCCGCCGCGAGCTGAACGGCCGTGTGCCGCTGATCGGCTTCTCCGGCAGCCCCTGGACCCTGGCCACCTACATGGTCGAAGGCGGCTCCAGCCGCGACTTCCGCAAGTCCAAGGCGATGCTCTATGACAACCCCCAGGCCATGCACGCCCTGCTGGACAAGCTGGCCCAGGCGGTGACTGCCTACCTGAATGGCCAGATAAAGGCCGGTGCCCAGGCTGTGCAGATTTTCGACTCCTGGGGTGGCGCGCTGTCCGCGTCGGCCTACCAGGAATTCTCCCTGGCCTACATGAAGAAGATCGTCGACGGCCTGATCCGCGAACACGACGGTCGCCGCGTGCCGGTGATCCTCTTCACCAAGGGCGGTGGTCTCTGGCTGGAATCCATGGCCGACACCGGCGCCGAAGCGCTGGGCCTGGATTGGACCTGTGATATCGGCAGCGCCCGCGCTCGCGTCGGCGACAAGGTGGCCCTTCAGGGCAACATGGACCCGTCCGTGCTCTACGCCAACCCGGCGGCCATCCGCGCCGAAGTGGGCCGCATCCTCGCCGCCTACGGCAAGGGCCCGGGCCAGGTGTTCAACCTGGGCCACGGCATCACCCCGGAAGTGGACCCGGCCCACGCCGGTGCCTTCTTCGAGGCCGTGCACGAGTTGTCGGCGCAGTATCACGTGTAA
- a CDS encoding FAD-dependent oxidoreductase encodes MTERLNNDFQFIEVGRKDPKKKLLRQRKKEFVEIYDLFKPQQAADQAHRCLGCGNPYCEWKCPVHNFIPNWLKLVSEGNILAAAELSHQTNTLPEVCGRVCPQDRLCEGACTLNDGFGAVTIGSVEKYITDTAFAMGWRPDMSKVKPTGKRVAVIGAGPAGLGCADVLVRNGVTPVVFDKNPEIGGLLTFGIPEFKLEKHVLSRRREVFTGMGIEFRLNTDVGTDVTMDQLLEEFDAVFMGMGTYTYMKGGFPGEDLPGVHDALDFLIANVNRNLGFEKSPEDFVDMKGKRVVVLGGGDTAMDCNRTSIRQGAKAVTCAYRRDEENMPGSRKEVKNAKEEGVKFLFNRQPIAIVGEDKVEGVKVVETRLGEPDARGRRSPELIPGSEEIIPADAVLIAFGFRPSPAPWFEQFDIRIDNQGRVVAPAQAQFKHQTSNPKVFAGGDMVRGSDLVVTAIFEGRTAAEGILDYLGV; translated from the coding sequence ATGACTGAACGTCTGAACAACGACTTCCAGTTCATCGAGGTCGGGCGCAAGGATCCGAAGAAGAAACTGCTGCGCCAGCGCAAGAAGGAATTCGTCGAGATCTATGACCTGTTCAAGCCGCAGCAAGCGGCTGACCAGGCTCACCGCTGCCTCGGCTGCGGCAACCCCTATTGCGAATGGAAGTGCCCGGTGCACAACTTCATTCCGAACTGGCTGAAGCTGGTCTCGGAAGGCAACATCCTGGCCGCCGCCGAACTGTCGCACCAGACCAACACCCTGCCGGAAGTCTGCGGCCGCGTGTGCCCGCAGGACCGCCTTTGCGAAGGCGCCTGCACCCTGAACGACGGCTTCGGCGCCGTGACCATCGGCTCGGTGGAGAAGTACATCACCGACACCGCCTTCGCCATGGGCTGGCGCCCGGACATGTCCAAGGTCAAGCCCACCGGCAAGCGCGTCGCCGTGATCGGTGCCGGCCCGGCGGGCCTGGGCTGCGCCGACGTCCTGGTGCGTAACGGTGTGACCCCGGTGGTGTTCGACAAGAACCCGGAAATCGGCGGCCTGCTGACCTTCGGCATTCCCGAGTTCAAGCTCGAGAAGCATGTGCTGAGCCGTCGCCGTGAAGTCTTCACCGGCATGGGCATCGAGTTCCGCCTGAATACTGATGTGGGCACGGACGTGACCATGGACCAGCTGCTCGAGGAATTCGATGCAGTCTTCATGGGCATGGGCACCTACACCTACATGAAGGGCGGTTTCCCGGGCGAGGACCTGCCGGGCGTGCACGACGCGCTCGACTTCCTGATCGCCAACGTCAACCGCAACCTCGGCTTCGAGAAGTCCCCCGAGGACTTCGTCGACATGAAGGGTAAGCGCGTGGTGGTTCTGGGTGGTGGCGACACCGCCATGGACTGCAACCGCACCTCCATTCGCCAGGGCGCCAAGGCCGTGACCTGTGCCTACCGCCGTGACGAAGAGAACATGCCGGGTTCGCGCAAAGAGGTGAAGAACGCCAAGGAAGAGGGCGTGAAATTCCTCTTCAACCGCCAGCCCATCGCCATCGTCGGTGAAGACAAGGTCGAAGGGGTGAAGGTGGTCGAGACCCGTCTCGGCGAGCCGGACGCCCGTGGCCGTCGCAGCCCCGAGCTGATTCCGGGCTCCGAGGAGATCATCCCGGCAGACGCCGTGCTGATCGCCTTCGGTTTCCGTCCGAGCCCGGCCCCCTGGTTCGAGCAGTTCGACATCCGCATCGACAACCAGGGTCGCGTGGTGGCACCTGCCCAGGCGCAGTTCAAGCACCAGACCAGCAACCCGAAAGTGTTCGCCGGTGGCGACATGGTCCGCGGTTCCGACCTGGTGGTAACGGCGATCTTCGAAGGCCGTACGGCCGCCGAAGGTATCCTGGACTACCTGGGCGTCTGA